Sequence from the Bacillus sp. es.036 genome:
GAAAAGCAGTCTCCAATCAACATTGACGTTTCTACTGTTGAACTGAACGATGATTTAGAAGCACTTGATATCTCGTACCAATCCACTCCGTTTTCATTAGAAAACAACGGACACACGGTTCAACTGACAGATCCAACTGGGGAAAACAGCATTTCATTACAAGGAGAAAAATATACCTTACAACAACTCCACTTCCATACCCCAAGTGAAAATTCTTTGAACGGTGATCATTTTGAAATGGAAGGTCACCTTGTTCATAAGAATGAAGCGGGTGAGCTGGCCGTTCTCGCCTTCCTTATTGAAGAAGGTGAAGATAATCCAGTCTTAGCTGAAGCCTTTTCAAATATCCCTTCCGAACACAGTAAAGAAGAGCTCTCAAGTAAACTAAAGTTGGAATCATTACTGCCAGAAGACATGTCAACATTTCGGTACAGCGGTTCGTTAACGACTCCTCCTTGTTCTGAAGGTGTTAGCTGGGTTGTTCTAGAAGAACCCATCGAACTATCAGAACAGCAGATTGGGGCATTTTCGGAAAATTTTCCGCATGGGAATGCAAGAGAACCCCAACCGTTAAATAAGA
This genomic interval carries:
- a CDS encoding carbonic anhydrase, encoding MLKKINPAGVLSIAMLMGCSAETEKKIDEDQAEDVTWSYEGETGPSNWHTLHPEYAACGEGEKQSPINIDVSTVELNDDLEALDISYQSTPFSLENNGHTVQLTDPTGENSISLQGEKYTLQQLHFHTPSENSLNGDHFEMEGHLVHKNEAGELAVLAFLIEEGEDNPVLAEAFSNIPSEHSKEELSSKLKLESLLPEDMSTFRYSGSLTTPPCSEGVSWVVLEEPIELSEQQIGAFSENFPHGNAREPQPLNKREVYVE